The Mya arenaria isolate MELC-2E11 chromosome 16, ASM2691426v1 genome includes a window with the following:
- the LOC128221440 gene encoding LOW QUALITY PROTEIN: zinc finger protein 782-like (The sequence of the model RefSeq protein was modified relative to this genomic sequence to represent the inferred CDS: deleted 1 base in 1 codon) codes for MAWVPPIIRLWANGKACELQRHIRKHTGEKPYKCEICSAAFSLKGELQRHIRKHTGEKPYKCEICSAAFSLKGELQRHIRKHTGEKPYKCEICDSAFTHYTLQRHKRIHTGEKPYKCELCDAAFSQKGNLQTHKQTHTGEMPYKCDMCSAAFTHTSNLQTPIRMHTGEKPYKCICHAAFSQKGVFQQHIRIHTGEKPYKCEICDAAFSQKSNLKRHKRIHTGEKPYKCDICDAAFGLKCHLQRHIRIRREEKPYKCEICDVVFAWKGELKRHIREHTGEWPYKCEICDAAFSLNGELQQHIRIHTGEKPYKCETCDTAFSQKGVLQQKR; via the exons ATGGCCTGGGTACCACCGATTATCCGTCTTTGGGCAAACGGCAAGGcat GTGAGTTACAGAGGCATATACGAaaacacacaggagagaagccatacaagtgtgagatatgtaGTGCTGCTTTCTCTCTGAAAGGTGAGTTACAGAGGCATATACGAaaacacacaggagagaagccatacaagtgtgagatatgtaGTGCTGCTTTCTCTCTGAAAGGTGAGTTACAGAGGCATATACGAaaacacacaggagagaagccatacaagtgtgagatatgtgattCTGCGTTCACTCAC TATACTTTACAGCGACataaacgaatacacacaggagagaagccctACAAGTGTGAGCTGTGTGATGCTGCTTTTTCTCAGAAAGGTAATTTACAGACtcataaacaaacacacacaggAGAAATGCCATACAAATGTGACATGTGTAGTGCTGCTTTCACTCATACAAGTAATTTACAGACACCTATAAGAATGCatacaggagagaagccatacaagtgtatATGTCatgctgctttctctcagaaAGGCGTATTTCAGCAACATATtcgaatacacacaggagagaagccatacaagtgcgagatatgtgatgctgctttttcTCAGAAAAGTAATTTAAAGCGTCATAAACgtatacacacaggagagaagccctACAAGTGTGatatatgtgatgctgctttcggTCTGAAATGTCACTTACAGAGACATATACGTATACGCAGAG aagagaagccatacaagtgtgagatatgtgatgtTGTTTTCGCTTGGAAAGGTGAATTAAAGAGGCATATCAGAGAACACACAGGAGAGtggccatacaagtgtgagatatgtgatgctgctttctctctGAATGGTGAATTACAGCAGCATAtacgaatacacacaggagagaagccatacaagtgcgAGACATGTGATACTGCTTTCTCTCAGAAAGGTGTTTTACAGCAAAAGAGATAA